TTGATTGATTTGGACTCCTAATGACGAACCACCACTGTTGACAATGATACAAAGGCACCGTGGCTTAGACTGCAACACCCCGGAGAGGGCGGAGCAGCAAGAAGCCGACGGCGTTTTCGCACTTCCGGTGACAAAGCTAAGGCATGAAGCCATAGTAATAAGTGTACTTGTGCAATCAGATTGAGCCATGGCTACTTGTACTGAAATCATGCTCATGATAATTGGAACTAAAGCCATGCAAATTATAGCAATTCCTTTTGAAGCCATacttagagaaaaataattatattgtcTTTTATGGCTCCTAGGGAAGAAAATGGCTCTTATGTGCCTTAGCTTTGTGAGTGATTTTATGGGCATgcaatggagtatttatagtgTCTTGTTTTGAGTTTCTAATTATTTGTcttacaatcttctttttagaaaaaggaaaaaaaaagtgggggtggggggtgggtgGGGTTGAAAGTGACAAATTATAGAGGTGATTACTTTGGTTAACTAATATATAGGAGTTGATCACCGTCAGAGTGGTGATTAGTCTCAGGTTTGAGTccggaaaattgaagaaaaaaacaattgaTAGAGTATGTTTTCTCTTTAATTTTCCTTTTACGGAACAAATCTAAATTAATCAAGATTCCATAGCAAATATTAGGGAAAGAAAACACAAAAGAAAATGGGAGTTTATGAGGTAAGATTTGCAAATGGTGCAACAATATTTTGAATAACGTGTCATGGAGAGTTGAGACTAATCAAGTTGTaagttaatttaattattattcaaCTACAGTAATATAGAAATTAACTAATGTACGCATGCATGCCGTGAGATTTATACGGCTAGTCGGCTACAATGTATCACCTTATTAGACTTTGGCATGAtggaaagttttattttttcccTCATCTATTGTCATTTCTCTGTTATTTGTATTGAAACTCGATTAAATTTAGATTCACATATTGAAAGAATTATTTATAGGCGAAGCGCTCGcaacaagattttttttatttttagggacTCGCAATCGAATCGATCAATATATCTCATTAAGGATGAAAGAATCTCAACTATTCCACCACAACTCACGTTAGAAACAACCAGGGAAAAATACCTGTATAACATAGGCATCCTAAGCTGATCACCTAACTCCAagaaatattatgtacattcgTAGACTTAAGTTATATAATTGAGTCAATGAAATGAATACAAAATACAGAAAGGTCTAAGAAGATTCGTCATTCATATAAGTTGTGATAAGCTAAATTAAAAGATTATTTTATCATTGTTATGAAACTATATATCATGGAAACTTATTATTTCATGGGCAAGTGGAAGCCTTCATAACTCATAAGCACTTGGTAAACTGTAGTTCGTCgtcccttttttttaaaaaaattaatgtgaCCACATGGGCCAAgcttttattaaataaaatagagaCAAATATTGATTCTGAGTTTAATTGATAACGTAGAATTTTCAATAGCCTATTTAAACATTATTACATATAATTGTTTATAATATAAAGCGGCAAGGTCTGAAAAGACTCATATATGTTATCCATTAAAAGTTTGACTTATTTATGTCAATGCCATTTGGAAAAAGATCCATTCATGCCGTTATTTTTTAACTCTGATTTTGCAAAACCATTTTTTACACGTGGTCAATTATAATTCGGCCActccattaattttttttttaaaaaaataaaaattctaaaatcatttgtggagttttaaaaaaaactaaaaaattcccaaaaaaaaggaaaaccaGTCATTTAAAAAATCTGCTTTGATTcgtgtttttgttgttgttgtttttgacaCTGGATTCTTGTTATCTAGTattttttgagtctatgttcaaaatttcaaatgatttgaagttgtggagaccaTTAAAGCATGTTgaagttttgaaactttgaagaaatttcaCGTGGTTTTGTTATGTTAGGTTGAATTTGAGCTAAAAAGAAATTGAAGTTTGATATCTAGCTCGGAGGAACGCTATTCTTgtaatttgaggtgatttcgtgaAGAATTGAAGAGTTGAAAATTTGGGAGCTTTTGGTGTTCTTCATGTGTCCTTGGTGTTCTTGAGAAAGAAGGAGCAAAAAGAGTACATTTGATCCAAAATTCCAATTGAAAAATGTTGAAAATTGTTTGGGGTCTTGTTGAGTTAGGTTggcttttttttaaaaaaaaaataatttaattaatgatgTGACTTAATTATAATTGACCATATGTAAAAATGGCTTTTGCAAAATCggaattaaaaaataatggcgTGTATGCGTCTTTTGTCAAACGACAATCACAtggatgagccaaacttttaacttgatgacataaataaatcttttctcaaagttgaataacatatttgagtcttttccctaatataaataaaattaatattaatttttggAAAACTCCTTTAAATATGTGCTTCAATTTTATTCTaacttcataaattttaaatgaagtGTTCGCTTCTTCTATATTTTGCAAATAGTATAATTAGATATACCTTCAacttcataaatttcaaataaagaaaaaaatatttaaaatttatgaccaAACATCTACTAAGTGaaccttctcaaaaaaaaaaactaacgcTATCACACACAAATACCTAGTGCGGTAAAAACATATGGATACTAAGTGCTCACACCAAATCAATAAACTATCGAATCTATATTCgcataaataaatttaataccTAAACACGATTAACTGATTTCAttttcatatgaatttggaACTAATGATCGTTAGTTTCtcaattatttcatcaaatcaTTATTTAGGAAAATCGATCGAGCTAAACAAATTTATTTATGAAGATTAATTTTTCTGTTTTCATCACATTATTCTCTTACTCTCATTTTGTTTTTAATTGACTAAAATTCTagaagggaaacttacataaatatacaatattaaaaaaatatttaccatttatagcaataaaaaaataatttcactgaacacttataatacatttataatacagttttaatacatattgtagagaactatttataaaacatatataatacaagttttatagatggataatacatttatcacatattttaatagacttataatacattatattagtttcttactacacaaacataatatatattttaaaacacttataatacatttatattgtatgcataattcacttttaatacaagtgtagatttatcataatattgctataaatggtaataaataaaaaatatcgctaaaatcagtaattaacttttaaaaagcactcaatcaagtaatttttccattcTAGAAAACATATGAAATGTCTAATTTTTGATAACTTCCTCTATCTGCGGGTGTAAGTATTGGGCCAGTTGCTTCAGTTGGGCTTCAACAGCTTCTGTAATTGGGCTTCTTGAGCAGTGATAAGTCCAAGTCCAATTCAAACAGAGCGCAGATGGTGTAGTGATAAAACGACTGAATGTTAAAATGTTGAAAAAAGTGACCCGTGAATTTTAAGACATATATTGTTAGTACTTCTCTATAACAATcatcatcaataacaacaaTTCACTATAATGGTCATGTTTTATGTAAAAGAGATATTTCATATaatgttatattatatgttcTTTAAACAATATTCTGTTATAGtaatcaaaaaatattcaaacaaGTAACATCTTTATAACAGAGTTTGactattttagaatttttcatTCAACATATATAGTGGAAATAACTTCCCATCAATAATGCAAATCGTTTCTCTGATTTGGTATTCAGATTTGGATTTGGTACGAGACGTTAGTACCATTTGATATTCGATATTTTCCGaatatcaaatatttatttaatgaaGGTCATATATCAACATGCTTATTTCTCAATAGTACAAAGAGAAAATTAAAAACTAAacataaataattcaaatacaAATGTAGAGGCGTTAACAAAAGAAATGACCATTTGATTTTTCTCTTTCATGGGGTTGGCTTCTGATCATCTACACAAAGTATTAAGATATCGACAATGTTGCAGTGGGTAGTATTTCCTAGTTACTATTCACTTCTACATAACACTACATTTGGTCACAAAACATTAGAATCTGAAAAGATTAGGCACAAATGCTTCAGAAACAATTCACCTTGTTGTCCATTTGTGTTTGGGGTGCATTGATTTTAATTCCTTGGCACAAATGTCTTTTAGTTGTCAATTTACTTTTCTTGATGTCTTCTTACTTGTTAATCTTTTATTATATCGTTCTTCTCATCAAAAAATAGAAACAATCGGAGCAAATTAACTTTATAATACAGTCGACTTCAAACTTCAATATGGTATTATCGAATACCCTACCAAACCAAAGTTTGATTTACCGATTATCGAATTACCGAAGTGATATTTAAAAgttcaatatttaatatttatttttaactatattACTCATGAATTATCAAacccaaaatttaaaaatatcgaATCAAATACCAAACGCGCACCCTAGATATGTAGTGTAAGGCAACTAAGCATTAAGATAagattttatcaaaaaaaatactaattgTTGAATACTAACATAGTAACATATTACCCGATACCCAATCACATGTTAAATTTCTCGCATATGATGGCAAGTGATTATATCGATCTATCAACTAAATAAGATTAACTCTGTTTAATTAATGTAGCTTTTAAACTTTGTATCAAGTGAAACAGTGTCACATAACAGATGAAATACCTTTTTTCTACCTAATGTAGCTCTTCTTCTATGGAGTTCTACTCGAGGATAAATGATATAATGAGAAGTTCTTTGAGTCTCCTTCAAACCTCAAACTTACGTGTAGTACTAACAATTATGTGCCACGACAAGCAAAGCCATAGAGACAAAAGCATCaaaaccattggagtacttgtACAAAAATTTGTTAAGGTTGTTGAACTTCAAACACCTGCTAATCTAATCTTAATTCAACTAATTAATCTTCTtcataattatattttcaaactttctcctatatatatatatattccccTTTCATTCATTATCTCTACTTAACCATTTAATTTCACAACTTACACAATTCCCCAAAACCAATTATATATCCTAAAAATTTCTCAATTAATTTTAGCAAACGTTGACTCAAACTCTCAACCTCCTCAGTTGAAAGTCAACCCCGACATGACTTATAAGCACTTAGCTTTTCTGACTTTGGTTCTTTCATGGTTGTTATTCATCGCGTTGTCTCTAGAGATTGTTGATGGCCAAACAATAACTACACCATGTACGGGACCGATGGTCACTAGTTTTACGCCTTGTATGAATTTCTTGACGAATAGCAGCAGCAACGGGGCTTTACCAACCGAAGATTGCTGTAATGCAATGAGGACTATGATGACCAATTCCATGAATTGTTTTTGCCTCATTATCACGGGCGGCATTCCCTTCCAAATGCCTATGAATCCCAACATGATTATGCCTCTTCCTAGTGCTTGTAACATGCCTGGTGTTCCCCTCAAATGCAAAGGTACAATTCAACTTCTTGTATTAAATAGTTTTTCATTAAGACGTTTTGAATTCAAGTCTTGCTGAATAAAGAGTTTTTATTTGGGAGCGTTTTACCCCTTAACGTGAGCGGATTGTATGAGTAAATATGTTCAAATCACCAAGACATCTATATCTGTTATAAGTTATAACAAGTAACATATCTTATTTTCAAGATTATAAATCTCATATATTACAAAAGCTTACAACTTGTATGTAAATTATATTCTTTGATCGACTTGATAATGTAAAAACTATTTACACGAAATAATGATatactttaaattatttataatttaattatgtaaaaaatTCTTTTGAAACATTTACATCTTGGCAAGAATTAGGTGGTCTACTTCCTACCTTAGCCCTTTCGGTGCGCATCGTTTATCCATTTGGTTTCTTTCGTCACACTTAATAAGAGAAATTTATAATCTTTATTTTCTAACTTGCAGCTCCCAGTCCACCTGCGGTTGTTGCTCCAggtactttttttaaaaaaatgtttttatttatttatttccaaATTGCATACTtaattttatatacatttttttataaaCAACCTTTGTACGCATCTTTATATAATAACATCTTATTATAACAATcaagtatttttttcaaaaccaactttttatgttatattttaccttTGTAAAAATACCTTTTATAAGATCTATCTTCCTTTttcataataatatatttttaaccttttttaaaaaataaaaataaaattctaaaatttcCAATAATAGATCTAgaaattttgaataaatattttgatacattaatacactttatgataaaaaaaatattatatgaatatatattttcattattaaaagaTTATTCTCCTTTATACCAAGTGTAATTATGTTTCGTATTTAGCATTAAAGTTCAACGTccacaataataaaaaatagattttatgcatCTTTTTACCTATTACAATCAATAGTTATTTAAATGTCATATTGttacatatgtataaaaatcaGTCGGTATAATAATCAAAATATCTCGGAACAAATAATATCTGTTATAGAAAGATTTGCCAGAAATATTGAAATGAAAATAATGTTAATCAATactccattttttttctttcataattAGGTACTCGTAACAATGCTGGGGCTCCAAGTACTTCACCAACAGCTGCTCCTATTAGCCCTCCTCGTAGTCCAAAAGGTGCTTacacaattattatttttacatcaTACAAACTaacctaattaattttttttttaattaacttCTAAATTTAATTCAGTTTACGATATAACTCAATAACAAATTTTCCTCAGACTCAACTGTTCCTCCGCCGTTGCCGTCGAATTCATCGCCACCGACCGATGAAATTCCAACTCTAACTCCACCATCACCGCCGACGGATTCTTCAACTCCGGCGACAAATTCCGGCAGGCTAACTCCGGCGACAGCATCTGCTGCACCTTTTTTTGGTCATGGAATTTCACCATTATTTCTGCTCGCTGCATTTGGAGCAATTGTTTTGAGCTTGTACTAATAATAaactataaattaaaatatagatTGTGTAAAACAATTACCAGAATTATTCATTATTGACGTGTATGTTGTACAAGAATATAATGTATTACGTACTTCTTGTGTTATTATTTGGTACGTCTATAGTTCTATTCGATTTAAAGAATGTAAGTAtgtatttgattaaatttttcGTTTTTGATCTGCCTTTTCTTCAATTCGGAATTCCTAGCAAATTCTTAACTCCCTGAATACATTGAAATTTCACACATGTCGAATTTTTCACCTATGAAACTCGTGAAAGTGGGTGAACCCCTTGCCCCTTCTTATTGCTATTTGTGATGTCGAGTGCTTAAGTAAGATTAACAGTCTGATAGGTCTTTGGACGCTGGCCCTTAGTAGTCTAGTCTACTCGGACCTCTACTAGGGCTAGCGCTAGCcggaaaaaggagaaaaataggCGATTCGAATCCCCCTAAGTCTAGAGAGCGCTCTATCTTTTTCCAAATTCCGACTAGCGTGGTTCTTTTTCTTGACCAATTTGAATTCCATTTTCATTTTGGCCGTCGAATTCACATCAGAAATCGCCAACATGAACACAAACGAAATCTTGAATTGCGTATAGAAAGAAAGCAAACCACTTCTATTCTCGGAGCTAAGGTATATAAAAAATGGCTTTTTGGTTAGATTTCCCAACAATGccaataaaaagtaaaatacaAGTAAGAGTTATGGCATTCAATATTATATTGCAAGTACCTAATTATATGAATCTTTCCTAAATTTGTTTGTTGAAGATACTATTTGAACAATAAAACATATTGtttctttatttatatattttcaaatattttgaatggttaaatgttaattattgtgacAGTATTTTTTTATAAGGAAAAAGACTCATAAATACCCTTATCTATGAAAAACGGCTTATAAATATTCTTTTTCcaccttttggtctaaaaaaaaaacttcaaccTATTTTTTGGCTAAAAAATACTCATAACCTATTGAAAACGACTCAAAAATACTCTTCCTCCactttttggtctaaaaatatccTCAACCTTTGTTATTGGTTCAAGAATATCCCTCCTTCCACTTTTTAgtctaaaaatatcatcaacctttgttatctctttatatttgtatatctaatatttatgattttaatattGTTTAAACTTTTACCATATAAAatctataattttattatttgaactAAATCAATTTTTTAGTAAATGATAAATTTTTACCCGACTAAAAGATTAAAATCGATTATAGAACTTCtacttaaaatttgaatcaataaatagttacatattttttttttgtattgagGATGAATCGTAAAGTCTATGAAATATAGATTAGAATGTATAATCTCCAATATAATTTTTACTcgactaaaaaaaattagtaaataGACATCTTATTagaaaatcttcaacttataatttgagttaataaataattattttctttagtaTTGAGGATAAATCGTTAAgtctataaatatattaattagatAAATTTTATCCTTTTACTTTTAATCTCTGTTACTAAAAAGTTTGATAAcataaagaatttatttttcatttcaaatatagttagacttaaatatttttaaatattttgggatgagttaatattaagaatttgaataaataaaaaaataatctatcacGACCTTGACTaccgtgactggcacccacactaactctCCGGTGGGAAAACCACTCTAAACAACCCAACAACACTAATCGCAAAGAAATCTCAAACTTAAGGATGCAAAACAGGTGTAAAACAAGAATGaatgttgagttcccataaactcaaaaaacaGCTAGTTATCAATCCAAAATATGCAGAAGTAAACACATCCTAGGAACTAAAAGTTgttcgtaccaaaactctaaactaAACAAGTCTAAAACAAGGGAATACAaccccaaaagaagaagaaacatagTCATGAACTAAACCAATGTTTGAATCTAAGTCCTGAAAAAAGGACTAGAAAATAAGAGAGTCCACGACAGCTTGAAagaaatagctcacccttgaactcgaacaataGTCACTCCTCTAAACGAGGTCTCTCCGCAtccggctgaatatgccctgtactcaacaaaagacatagaaagagtagtatccatacacaaaaataacagtgtactggtaggatcacacggTTAGCTAGTAAGTGGATCATATATAAGTAAACTCAATACAATAAGCACATACATATAGAATAAGTCAACCAATCTCATGTTCAATCATATTCACCAagatcacaactcaatatcttcaacatgctataacttcacacaaggggcctacaaacaatcaactttgtgtcggaatgcgacactcaatccaaatatgtgtcggaatatgacattcgattcaaatatatcgtgtcggaacgtgacactcgattcaaatatatcgtgtcagaatatgacacccgatccagtatatgtgtcaaaatgtgacacccgatccaaacatatcacaatcacaaatacattcagtatttaaagcattataccaccaagaacagattcatcacaaaaacaggtcagcaagtgatcatttcacacataatttaGCATGTCTCCTtatttatatacacatatgcttatcatgaagcaatttaacaagtatataaaacacatatggaaacaagaccatcacctacctcaaattcacgttttaacaaccttacaatgcaagagctttccctttccggGTTCGTTCCTCTCGTTCTTGGTTTAtaaaacagtaaatacatataaaggattaccacaatggcctaactatcatgaaaaataacataattctCATCCTAgaccaaacccatgatcctaaccccaccctagggctattttccaccattagttttcagtTCTAACTCCCCCccatgattaccaaccatagtttctaggttttagGAATCAAATGATGactttagggagtaaaatccttaccttaagcttgaaaatccatggaaaattgatgaaaatcgcTCTAAGTCGCCTCCTGAAATCTTAGAAACTGTTTTCgcagaaaaagaccatttctggGGAGTTTTCCGACTTAAGTCACGACTGCCCCATTCTGGCAGGACCCATCCTGCCTTGGCGGCAGTAATCCCGCTCTGGTGGGATAGCCAGAGATAGATAGTTTGTAAAGAGTCTCCAAATCTCCCCTTTTACAGCATAACCTCTTtccaagacgtattaaaatatacctttcaCGCTGAATCcgattttgggagttttactcgtcGGAATGCCATTCCGCGAAGCCATAAATGTtccgtatcatcttggctataaGCTTATCCAAATAAATCAGAGATCCGCTCTCTCAAAATTCACAtggtcaccctagacttcacctgacttagaattagtccaagtctggcctaagcTAAATTTTTGAAGTTACTATCCGAAGTTTGCTGGCCCGAAATCTTtcccattggcctattcctaataAGGGGATAAGTCGTTACATTATATtttagaacaaataaaataattaattaattagtaaaagaattcaattcaattaaattCGGGTTGATATTTTTAGACTAAAAGATGGAAGGAGGGGTTTTCTTGAACCAAAAACAAGGTTGAGGgcatttttagaccaaaagtaGAGAGAGGGTATTTTTAAGCCATTTCCAATAGGTTGGGAGTATTCTTGAGCCAAAAAGATAGGTTGAGggtatttttaaaccaaaaataTGGAAGAAGGGTATTTATGAGCCTTCCCATAGGTGAAGGGGTATTTATGAGCCTTTTCCCTTtttataataacaacaacatatcaagtaTAATCCTACACGTGAAGTATGAAGAGAAtaagatatatcataacttACTCCTGTCATTATGTGGTGGAGAAGTTGTTTCTGATAGAGCCTcaactcaaaaaaaaagttttcgAATCAAAATTGCAAGAAAATTATATGACATCAAAGTAACTATAGACAAAGCAACTTATAGTACTTTtatatagtattttatttttaaaaaataaaaaatttatatctgAATTCACACTTAACAGTAACTAATTTGATTTCAAATCAACCCAACTAAATTGGAGCTGACAGATTGCATTATTAGTGGTTTTCTACGCAAATACCCGATATTCATGTATACGTGGATCTTGTATTCGCTAAAGTATTTaaaggaaaagacaaaaatTCAAAAGGCAAGCACAATTATGCGTTAATAAAACTAACGGAAAGGGTCAAAACTATCCTTCAATTATTTGAAATAGAGCACATATATTCTTAAATTATATTCTGGCTCAAAAATACTCTTCCTGTTATACTATTGGCTCACTTCTACCCCTCCATTTGACGGAATGAAATGTGGCATTCCATGTATATTAATTTACGTCACATAGGATCTCCACAAAagcaccccaccccaccccaatCAATTAAAAGACTCAAACTCACTCATTAAAAGACCCAGACTCATTCTTCATTCCCACAGTTATGATTTCTTTGACTCCCGTAGTTATAGCTACCATAATTAATTTCCAGCAGTTTTTAAGCAACTCACGTAACAATTTGTGGCAGTCAGACACCCCTGCTTGTTGCTTGTCTTTAGGAAGAACATTTCAGCTACTTCCCAAGCATCTATTGATCACGTTGAACGTACGATTATGTTGCTCTGCAGCTCACTTCCGGCCCGACCGCACCCATCTTCTTTCTAGAAAAGCACCTACTTGATCAGGCACCACATTTGCTTAATTgtcattttgaaaaattaaattcatcaccctTTGTTAACTATGTCTACTGAATGAAAACTATAGTTTAGCAAATTAAATAGTCAATTAATAGTTTGCTTAAAAACTGCGGTAGCCATAACTACGAGAGTCAAGGATGGATTTGGATCTTTTAATCGATGGGTTTAGGTCTTTTAattggtggggtggggtggatGCTTATGTGGAGATCCTACGTGGCAGAAATTAATAACATGGAATGCCACATTTTATTCCGTCAAACGTAGAGGTAGAAGTAAGTCAATAGTATAACGGAAAGGTTATTTTTGAGTCAGAATATAATTTAAGGATATATGTACTCTATTTCAAATAGTTGAAAGGTAATTTTGGCCATTTTCCGATAAAACTATTACTCAAGAATTACAAGTCATCTTACAATTtgctaaataaaaaaaaaacttccgttaaaattttaaaagaagaaaatgaacttACAAATAtctccatatttttatttatctaataCATATGTTAACTTTTACCAATttcatatgaaattattatatAATTGAAAGAATATTTGCAATGAGTCAAAATAAAAACTTTGTTTGGGCGGGTTATTTTAGTTCAATTTATTACGACCAATATAAAAATTGGGTTAATATATAGTTTAAATTGACTCATAAAAATtgtctaaatttttttttttattatttgatatgttatatataattataataaaaaaaaattattggatatttaaaaatttgtaaaagaacaaacaaagaaattaaaatcTAGTACGAATTAAACAGTTTAAATTATGACTGCATTTCAGCCTACCCATTTCAGCTACATAACTTTTAGACAGATCATTTACTCACTTATTTTTTAACTCAATCTATTTTAATGGGTAAAAATCCATCCAAAGTCATCCATGTGATACCTCTAATTatgttcataaaaataagaagaaaaaaagttacAAGTAATCTAACTTCTTCTACGTTAAGAAATGGTTGTCCGTGAGGAAGGAGATTTAACTACATCTTGCAATATTGGTCTATTTTGTTACCACCTATATGACCATGATATTTCCtagcattattttaataatttattgattattaCTAATTAGTCTACATAATTATATCACTTATAAGGTAATTATGTATAAATTTCTAATAACCCTATAAACATTTGttgttaatttaataaaaatagtaaattaacTTACTattacaaattaaaaatattgataatttatattattaatgtatataactttttttgggcaaaattgaagaacttttTCAATTGGTTCTTACGAGTGATCACCTCATTACTCTAAGAAAGAATTTGGGAAAGTACCGCATCTTAAGAGGTATAATTTATACTAAGAGACAACTTTAAGGAAGTCAATGAATATATTTTATCTTGTTTAACACATCAGTTAGCTTCTACAGATTTCCAAAAAAAGTCAAAACTcatacaaagaaaataaaactttcaagGTCACCTAAATACTCTGTTTGATATATAGTTAGTTAAAGGTAGTTGAGCTTCAATAGCACTTTTGg
This DNA window, taken from Solanum dulcamara chromosome 3, daSolDulc1.2, whole genome shotgun sequence, encodes the following:
- the LOC129881821 gene encoding non-specific lipid transfer protein GPI-anchored 5-like isoform X1; its protein translation is MASKGIAIICMALVPIIMSMISVQVAMAQSDCTSTLITMASCLSFVTGSAKTPSASCCSALSGVLQSKPRCLCIIVNSGGSSLGVQINQTQALALPSACNLQTPPVSKCYAGNAPVMSPEGAPSEGTPDSSTGLAVSGSKASSSTSDGSPLKVPVRAAVGIVLFMASYVFMI
- the LOC129881821 gene encoding non-specific lipid transfer protein GPI-anchored 5-like isoform X2: MASKGIAIICMALVPIIMSMISVQVAMAQSDCTSTLITMASCLSFVTGSAKTPSASCCSALSGVLQSKPRCLCIIVNSGGSSLGVQINQTQALALPSACNLQTPPVSKCYEGAPSEGTPDSSTGLAVSGSKASSSTSDGSPLKVPVRAAVGIVLFMASYVFMI
- the LOC129881822 gene encoding non-specific lipid transfer protein GPI-anchored 20-like, which translates into the protein MTYKHLAFLTLVLSWLLFIALSLEIVDGQTITTPCTGPMVTSFTPCMNFLTNSSSNGALPTEDCCNAMRTMMTNSMNCFCLIITGGIPFQMPMNPNMIMPLPSACNMPGVPLKCKAPSPPAVVAPGTRNNAGAPSTSPTAAPISPPRSPKDSTVPPPLPSNSSPPTDEIPTLTPPSPPTDSSTPATNSGRLTPATASAAPFFGHGISPLFLLAAFGAIVLSLY